In Halobaculum magnesiiphilum, the following proteins share a genomic window:
- a CDS encoding alkaline phosphatase family protein, whose translation MTTITIGLDGANWDLIGDWLDDGDLPNLQRLIDDGVGGVSESCLPPITVPNWKCYSTGKNPGKLGVYRFDRIDTESRTHVFHDATDFESAELWDYLNDEGISAGVINKPSTYPPKELDGFVVAGGPDASETEYRSLERGFATPERVESFLREELDYRVHPSPMISPSETGEAEVEAVLDLIDLRFEAAKALMEREDPDFLHLTVFYSMALQHYFYDGEPVERAWQRIDAHLGDFLDEGHDILVMSDHGTCYVDAVFYVNVWLQQQGYLAVENNIDGALRKAGITRERALSVAKRLGMVETLSRVVPEGIQKVIPWDEGVKRDRVLSILDWDETEAVASNQGPIYLTRSRDDPGYEELRTELIEGLESLRHPETGTPLVRAVYRGEEHYTGHAADRAPDLILDQGEGVHTSDAIGPDEPVADSGVWLGGNMPDGVFLFSGPSFRSDGLTERARIVDLAPTLLHAMGAAVPDDLDGEVLDVFAPGCDPAEHPIRTREPLSGDRAGGETDDAEVEARLADLGYLE comes from the coding sequence ATGACGACGATCACCATCGGCCTCGACGGCGCGAACTGGGACCTGATCGGCGACTGGCTCGACGACGGCGACCTCCCGAACCTACAACGGCTCATCGACGACGGGGTCGGCGGCGTCTCCGAGAGCTGTCTGCCGCCGATCACCGTCCCCAACTGGAAGTGTTATTCGACCGGCAAGAACCCCGGGAAGCTGGGGGTGTACCGGTTCGACCGGATCGACACCGAGAGCCGGACGCACGTGTTCCACGACGCGACCGACTTCGAGAGCGCGGAGCTGTGGGACTACCTCAACGACGAGGGGATCTCCGCCGGGGTGATCAACAAACCCTCGACGTACCCGCCGAAGGAGCTCGACGGGTTCGTCGTCGCCGGCGGCCCCGACGCCTCCGAGACGGAGTACCGATCGCTCGAACGCGGGTTCGCGACGCCCGAACGCGTCGAGTCGTTCCTTCGCGAGGAACTCGACTACCGGGTCCACCCGAGCCCGATGATCTCCCCGAGCGAGACCGGCGAGGCCGAGGTCGAGGCGGTCCTCGACCTGATCGACCTGCGATTCGAGGCCGCGAAGGCGCTCATGGAGCGTGAGGACCCGGACTTCCTCCACCTCACGGTGTTTTACAGCATGGCGCTGCAGCACTACTTCTACGACGGCGAGCCCGTCGAGCGCGCGTGGCAGCGCATCGACGCCCACCTCGGCGACTTCCTCGACGAGGGACACGACATCCTCGTGATGTCGGATCACGGAACCTGCTACGTCGACGCGGTGTTCTACGTGAACGTCTGGCTCCAGCAGCAGGGGTATCTCGCCGTCGAGAACAACATCGACGGCGCGCTCCGGAAGGCGGGGATCACCCGGGAACGCGCGCTCTCGGTCGCGAAGCGCCTCGGCATGGTCGAGACCCTGAGCCGGGTCGTGCCCGAGGGGATCCAGAAGGTCATCCCGTGGGACGAGGGCGTCAAGCGCGACCGCGTGCTGTCGATCCTCGACTGGGACGAGACGGAGGCGGTCGCCAGCAACCAGGGACCCATCTACCTCACGCGCTCGCGCGACGACCCCGGCTACGAGGAGCTACGCACCGAGCTGATCGAGGGGCTGGAGTCGCTTCGCCACCCCGAGACGGGGACGCCGCTGGTTCGGGCGGTGTACCGCGGGGAGGAACACTACACCGGGCACGCGGCCGACCGCGCGCCGGACCTCATCCTCGACCAGGGCGAGGGCGTCCACACGAGCGACGCGATCGGTCCCGACGAGCCCGTCGCCGACTCGGGCGTCTGGCTCGGCGGCAACATGCCCGACGGCGTGTTCCTCTTTTCGGGGCCCAGCTTCCGGTCGGACGGCCTCACCGAGCGCGCCCGCATCGTCGATCTCGCGCCCACCCTGCTGCACGCGATGGGCGCGGCGGTCCCCGATGACCTCGACGGCGAGGTGCTCGACGTGTTCGCGCCCGGATGTGACCCGGCGGAGCACCCGATCCGGACGCGTGAACCGCTCTCCGGGGATCGGGCCGGCGGGGAGACCGACGACGCCGAGGTCGAGGCCCGGCTCGCGGACCTGGGCTACCTGGAGTGA
- a CDS encoding DUF354 domain-containing protein has translation MRVLVDVSHPAHVHLFRNAIAELDDRGHAVRVVSREKDVTTDLLDAYGIDHVPLSAKAGGAAGVAREWTARGARLLRQVAGFRPDVVLSRLNPTAAYVSRLVGAPNVVFHDTEQAGLLDRATTPFASVVCTPAEFARDAGTHQIRYEGYHELAYLHPARFDPDPRRLTDAGVDPDEPFSVVRLVEWSAHHDAGAAGFDPDTVRELVDRLGESGAVYLSSEGALPDDLAPYEAPVAPDAAHDLLAYADCYVGDSGTMATEAALLATPTVRYDPYESSMGNFETLAELGLVDSIADERAVVERAVELAADPDAADRWRRRRRRLLGEKIDVTAFMVELAEEVGTS, from the coding sequence ATGCGCGTTCTCGTCGACGTGAGCCACCCCGCGCACGTCCACCTCTTTCGCAACGCGATCGCGGAGCTCGACGACCGGGGACACGCGGTCCGCGTCGTCAGCCGCGAGAAGGACGTGACCACGGATCTGCTCGACGCGTACGGCATCGATCACGTCCCGCTGTCCGCGAAGGCCGGCGGCGCCGCCGGCGTCGCCCGCGAGTGGACCGCCCGCGGGGCCCGGCTCCTCCGGCAGGTTGCCGGGTTCCGCCCCGACGTGGTCCTCAGCAGGCTCAACCCGACCGCGGCGTACGTCTCCCGGCTCGTCGGCGCGCCGAACGTCGTCTTTCACGACACCGAACAGGCGGGACTGCTCGATCGCGCGACGACGCCGTTCGCGTCGGTCGTCTGCACGCCGGCGGAGTTCGCCCGCGACGCGGGAACCCACCAGATCCGGTATGAGGGGTACCACGAGCTGGCGTACCTCCACCCCGCCCGGTTCGATCCCGATCCGCGACGGCTCACGGACGCCGGCGTCGACCCCGACGAGCCGTTCTCGGTCGTCCGACTCGTCGAGTGGAGCGCCCATCACGACGCCGGCGCCGCCGGCTTCGACCCCGACACTGTCCGCGAGCTGGTAGATCGGCTTGGGGAGTCCGGCGCGGTGTACCTCTCCAGCGAGGGAGCCCTCCCCGACGACCTCGCTCCGTACGAGGCGCCCGTCGCGCCCGACGCGGCCCACGACCTGCTGGCGTACGCCGACTGCTACGTCGGCGACTCGGGGACGATGGCGACGGAGGCGGCGTTGCTGGCGACGCCGACGGTCCGGTACGACCCCTACGAGTCCAGCATGGGGAACTTCGAGACGCTCGCGGAGCTGGGGCTCGTCGACTCGATCGCTGACGAGCGCGCGGTCGTCGAGCGAGCCGTCGAGCTCGCGGCCGATCCCGACGCCGCCGACCGCTGGCGCCGCCGCCGTCGCCGCCTCCTCGGGGAGAAGATCGACGTGACGGCGTTCATGGTCGAACTCGCGGAGGAGGTGGGTACGTCGTGA
- a CDS encoding polysaccharide deacetylase family protein, whose translation MSRSGDAGRPAFLPGNDDITWPDGREPPEERPVPDGHEFSLLLTHDIDRPYKTYQSLYYAATESDRRAYHLSTLVPGVNPYWRFEELMALEDDLGVRSGCYMLDEQRLFRDRPAAEWPTMEGWQLFAGRYDPTSPEIRDAFRALDDGGWEIGLHGSYESFDDRERMRDEKETVESVVGHAVAGGRQHYLNLKTPDTWEHQRALGLRYDCSLGTSAEPGFHHGHGIRRPFGADDGFVVFPLTIMEQSIPDPGEDFDAAWAVCEALLEEAREEGAVMSVLWHLRHFAPDEFPGYDRIYRKLIRRAQELGAWVGSPGQFYEEIGLGGADGTGGVAAAATSAATRTPADSTARDQSEGR comes from the coding sequence GTGAGCCGCTCGGGCGACGCGGGGCGACCGGCGTTCCTCCCCGGCAACGACGACATCACGTGGCCCGACGGCCGCGAGCCCCCCGAGGAGCGCCCCGTCCCCGACGGCCACGAGTTCAGCCTCCTGCTCACCCACGACATCGACCGCCCGTACAAGACGTACCAGTCGTTGTACTACGCGGCGACCGAGTCGGACCGCCGCGCGTACCACCTCTCGACGCTGGTCCCCGGCGTCAACCCCTACTGGCGCTTCGAGGAGCTGATGGCGCTCGAGGACGATCTCGGCGTTCGCTCGGGGTGTTACATGCTCGACGAACAGCGGCTGTTCCGCGACCGCCCGGCCGCGGAGTGGCCGACGATGGAGGGCTGGCAGCTGTTCGCCGGCCGGTACGATCCCACGTCCCCCGAGATCCGCGACGCGTTCCGCGCGCTCGACGACGGCGGCTGGGAGATCGGCCTCCACGGCTCCTACGAGTCGTTCGACGACCGCGAGCGCATGCGCGACGAGAAGGAGACGGTCGAGTCGGTCGTCGGCCACGCGGTCGCCGGCGGCCGCCAGCACTACCTCAACCTCAAGACGCCCGACACGTGGGAGCACCAGCGCGCGCTCGGACTGCGCTACGACTGTAGCCTCGGGACGAGCGCCGAGCCCGGTTTTCATCACGGGCACGGGATCAGGCGCCCGTTCGGCGCCGACGACGGGTTCGTCGTGTTCCCGCTGACGATCATGGAGCAGTCGATCCCCGACCCCGGCGAGGACTTCGACGCCGCGTGGGCCGTCTGCGAGGCCCTTCTGGAGGAAGCACGCGAGGAGGGCGCGGTGATGAGCGTGCTGTGGCACCTGCGCCACTTCGCCCCCGACGAGTTCCCGGGCTACGATCGGATCTATCGGAAGCTGATCCGCCGGGCTCAGGAGCTCGGCGCGTGGGTCGGGTCGCCCGGACAGTTCTATGAGGAGATTGGTCTGGGTGGCGCTGATGGGACGGGGGGCGTCGCGGCGGCGGCCACTTCCGCGGCGACGAGGACGCCGGCCGACTCGACGGCGCGAGACCAGTCTGAGGGGCGGTAG